A single region of the bacterium genome encodes:
- a CDS encoding nucleotidyl transferase AbiEii/AbiGii toxin family protein: MIITNILLDIIAKILKITQNEQIPIMFMGGLAISVWAEPRATYDIDGVIDIERSNLENFLKELTKEGFIYDKSNPIKLIQNLPFITLIYPIEEQEIYIDLFLAKSRYSKEALVRKQNVKIGNLTIPVIAPEDTILYKLLAGRTRDIEDIHQILIIQRGKLDLKYMMKWAEKLGIKTFLNDEVKSAEDTEDTDY, encoded by the coding sequence ATGATAATTACAAATATACTTTTAGATATCATCGCTAAGATATTGAAGATAACTCAAAACGAACAGATACCTATTATGTTTATGGGAGGACTGGCTATAAGTGTTTGGGCAGAACCACGAGCTACTTATGATATTGATGGAGTTATTGATATTGAAAGGAGTAATTTAGAAAATTTCCTTAAAGAACTTACTAAAGAAGGATTTATATACGATAAAAGTAATCCCATAAAACTTATTCAAAATTTACCATTTATTACACTAATTTATCCTATTGAGGAACAGGAGATTTATATTGACCTATTTCTGGCAAAAAGTAGGTATTCAAAAGAGGCTTTAGTTAGAAAACAGAATGTTAAAATTGGAAATCTAACTATTCCTGTAATAGCTCCAGAGGATACAATCCTCTATAAACTTTTAGCCGGTCGAACTCGGGATATAGAAGATATTCACCAGATACTTATAATCCAGAGAGGTAAACTTGATTTAAAATATATGATGAAATGGGCAGAGAAATTAGGGATTAAAACATTTTTGAATGATGAGGTAAAATCCGCAGAGGATACAGAGGATACAGATTATTAA